One part of the uncultured Bacteroides sp. genome encodes these proteins:
- a CDS encoding right-handed parallel beta-helix repeat-containing protein, with protein sequence MKRIPFLLLVLFLGVTKAFSADIWVSVHGNDRNNGTQTSPKATLAGALRQARELRRLKDESVKGGIHIYMQGGTYSLYEPVFIRPEDSGTKESPTVIQPVKDEKVIISGGVSLSGWQKAGNVNGLPASAKGKVWVTEVPDFNGRTADFRQLWINGKKAVRARNVADFKQMARIVNNDVENEILWVPAKSVKAIMNARHAELVLHEMWAIANLRIKSIKVQGDSAGIKFCNPESRIQFEHPWPRPMLGKGVNSAFYLTNAIELLDQPGEWFYDNRTGRLYYYPREGENMKTASAVVPALETLVQVEGTVDRQVSNIRFEGINFNYTTWMRPSEKGHVPLQAGMYMLDAYTLNPKQIRDDHNHPLDNQGWIGRPPAAVQVQGANNIAFANCSFEHLGSCGLDFVEAAQHVSVEGSIFRDIAGNGLQTGKFNDPSFESHLPYDPADSRVLCANQLIANNYFTDVTNEDWGCVAICAGFVRDVTIQHNEISYVSYTGINLGWGWTQTINCMRNNKVIANNIHHYAIHMHDVAGIYTLSAQPKSVVAENYVHDIVLSPYAHDPNHWFYLYTDEGSSFIEVKDNWCDSEKFLKNANGPGNVWTNNGPMVADSIRNRAGLQPDYLYLLKK encoded by the coding sequence ATGAAACGTATTCCATTTCTCCTGCTTGTTCTCTTTTTAGGAGTTACAAAGGCTTTTTCGGCTGATATATGGGTTTCCGTACATGGTAATGACCGTAACAACGGAACTCAGACTTCTCCGAAGGCTACTTTGGCAGGAGCTTTGAGACAGGCGCGCGAACTCAGAAGATTAAAAGATGAGTCGGTTAAAGGCGGTATTCATATTTACATGCAGGGAGGTACTTACTCTCTGTACGAACCGGTCTTTATCCGTCCCGAAGATTCGGGCACGAAAGAATCGCCTACGGTTATTCAGCCGGTAAAGGATGAAAAGGTAATTATTAGTGGTGGGGTATCACTTTCCGGATGGCAAAAAGCCGGAAATGTAAATGGTCTGCCTGCTTCAGCAAAAGGTAAAGTCTGGGTAACAGAAGTTCCTGATTTTAACGGGAGAACGGCGGATTTCCGTCAGTTGTGGATAAACGGAAAGAAAGCCGTTCGTGCCCGTAATGTGGCCGATTTTAAACAGATGGCAAGGATTGTGAACAATGATGTGGAGAATGAAATTCTTTGGGTGCCTGCTAAATCGGTGAAGGCCATAATGAATGCTCGTCATGCAGAACTGGTGCTTCACGAGATGTGGGCAATTGCCAATCTTCGTATCAAGTCTATCAAGGTTCAGGGTGATTCTGCCGGAATTAAATTCTGTAATCCTGAAAGTCGCATTCAATTTGAACATCCCTGGCCACGACCGATGTTGGGCAAAGGGGTGAATTCTGCTTTCTATCTGACTAATGCCATTGAATTACTCGATCAACCGGGTGAATGGTTTTATGATAACAGAACCGGTCGACTTTATTATTATCCTCGTGAAGGAGAAAATATGAAAACGGCATCGGCTGTGGTTCCTGCTTTGGAAACTTTGGTTCAGGTAGAAGGAACGGTTGACCGTCAGGTTTCAAATATCCGTTTTGAAGGCATCAACTTTAATTATACCACCTGGATGCGTCCATCGGAAAAAGGACATGTGCCTTTGCAGGCCGGAATGTATATGCTGGATGCTTATACGTTGAATCCGAAACAGATACGTGATGACCATAATCATCCGCTGGATAATCAGGGATGGATTGGTCGTCCGCCAGCTGCCGTTCAGGTGCAGGGGGCAAACAATATTGCTTTTGCTAATTGTTCTTTTGAACATTTGGGTTCTTGCGGGCTCGACTTTGTTGAGGCTGCTCAGCATGTAAGTGTGGAAGGTTCTATCTTTAGGGATATTGCCGGCAACGGTTTGCAGACTGGTAAGTTTAATGATCCTTCGTTTGAATCTCATTTACCTTATGATCCGGCAGATAGCAGAGTGCTTTGCGCCAATCAGCTTATTGCCAACAATTACTTTACGGATGTAACAAACGAGGATTGGGGATGTGTGGCAATCTGTGCAGGTTTTGTAAGAGATGTAACCATTCAGCATAATGAAATCAGTTATGTGTCATACACCGGAATTAACTTGGGCTGGGGATGGACTCAGACTATAAATTGCATGCGAAACAATAAAGTGATTGCAAATAATATCCATCATTATGCTATTCACATGCATGATGTGGCCGGTATCTACACACTTTCTGCTCAGCCAAAATCAGTGGTTGCTGAGAATTATGTGCATGATATTGTTCTTTCTCCTTATGCACACGATCCAAATCACTGGTTCTACTTGTATACCGACGAAGGCTCTTCGTTTATTGAAGTGAAAGACAACTGGTGTGATTCCGAAAAGTTCCTGAAGAATGCCAACGGTCCGGGTAATGTATGGACAAACAATGGTCCGATGGTGGCGGATAGTATTCGTAACCGTGCGGGATTGCAACCGGATTACCTATATTTGTTGAAAAAATAA
- a CDS encoding malectin domain-containing carbohydrate-binding protein, protein MIIKRHLTAFLTLLISLGGFAQQQVPQNKMEEIYEKIKTPYKYGLVIAPTTNKYKVDCPSVFREGNKWYMTYLMYNGQNGKDGRGYQTMLAESDDLLKWKTLGNVLSFRDGTWDTNQRGGFLSLLDNTWGGSYKLNKFKNKYWMTYIGGASAGYESGPLKIGVAFTKKNITKAHEWESLDKPILSPEDKDAQWFENITQYKSCVYWDKDKKLGKQFVMYYNAGGRNPKTNIKAERIGIALSDDMIHWKRYEGNPIFTHEEGLTADAYIQKMGDVYVMFYFSAFRSSRKYKAFNTFACSYDLVHWTDWTGDDLVIPSKDYDNLFAHKSCVVEHKGVVYHFYCGVNKNDQRGIAVAVSKPMGKSEAHFPAPEQAGKRIISSLNNDWYTVAAGENSNTYDAFNVTADWKKVNLPHNWDDYAGYRQLVHGNRHGNAWYKKEFDLPAYDADKRLFIRFDGVGSYATVYVNGKNLGRRPSGRTTFTLDVTDALKPGAKNTIAVKAEHPSMISDMPWVCGGCSSEFGFSEGSQPMGIYRPVTLEVTDKVRIEPFGVHIWNDEKAKTVNIETEIKNYGNTVETVELVSKLTDENWTQAFRLSENVTLQPGETKVIKQVSPEIKDVHLWSVEDPYLYSLASVVKRGGKSTDEMTTSYGIRTVSWPVLRKDGDKTFRLNGKSVFINGVCEYEHQFGQSHAFSNEQIASRVKQIKAAGFNAFRDAHQPHNLSYQNYWDENGIIFWPQFSAHIWYDSPEFRNNFKALLRQWVKERRNSPSVVMWGLQNESSLPKEFAEECANIIREMDPTARNQRIVTTCNGGEGTDWDVVQNWSGTYGGFPDNYNKEISNQLLNGEYGAWRSIDLHTEGDFDQNGVWSENRMCQLLEKKIRLAESVKDSCCGQFQWVFSSHDNPGRKQPDEGYRMIDKVGPFNYKGLVTPWEEPVDAYYMYRANYIPAKKDPMVYIVSHTWADRFTKTKGRVNIDVFSNCDSVKLYNDATDTLLMGKKTNHGVGTHFMWEHRAVRYNVLRAVGYYGGKPVTQDVIVLDGLEKALHFDMLYTNVAPILKGEKNYNYIYRVNCGGDKYTDEYGQVWSADVAKGTSKGWGSTSWADDYKGLNPYLGSQRFTSDPIDGTKDWSLFGHFRYGRHKLAYHFPLPDGEYRVELYFTEPWHGTGGSKDCEGLRIFDVAVNDSTYINDMDLWAESGHDVAYKKVVNATIKGGELKISFPEVKAGQAVISAIAIASRNKDIRPVEAAPSNGWSWNNIECVVAIPQASLPEGQDSRATVTYQAEDALIKGKSEKKLHKKQTGVCFLKGNSNSIEWNINTGIANVYALRFSYMNITSAPIKVRVQLIAADGRILKNDEITFPVAAEKWKTLSTTTGSYINAGHYKVRIIADNMNGLWFNALDVQ, encoded by the coding sequence ATGATAATAAAACGCCATTTAACGGCTTTTCTTACTCTTCTTATTTCATTGGGAGGATTTGCTCAGCAGCAAGTTCCTCAGAATAAAATGGAGGAAATTTATGAGAAGATTAAAACTCCTTATAAGTATGGTTTGGTTATTGCGCCAACCACTAATAAATATAAGGTAGACTGCCCGAGTGTATTCAGAGAAGGTAATAAGTGGTACATGACTTACCTGATGTATAACGGGCAGAATGGCAAAGATGGTCGTGGATACCAGACTATGCTTGCGGAAAGTGATGATTTGCTTAAGTGGAAAACTTTGGGAAATGTTCTTTCTTTCCGTGATGGTACCTGGGATACAAATCAGCGTGGTGGTTTTCTCTCTTTACTCGATAATACATGGGGTGGAAGTTATAAGCTGAATAAGTTTAAAAATAAATATTGGATGACTTATATTGGTGGAGCTTCTGCCGGATATGAGTCCGGACCTTTGAAAATTGGTGTGGCTTTTACTAAGAAAAATATTACGAAGGCTCACGAATGGGAAAGTCTGGATAAACCAATCTTGAGCCCGGAAGACAAAGATGCTCAGTGGTTTGAAAATATTACTCAGTATAAAAGTTGTGTTTATTGGGATAAGGATAAAAAGCTTGGCAAACAGTTTGTAATGTATTACAATGCCGGCGGTCGTAATCCAAAGACAAATATCAAAGCAGAAAGAATTGGTATTGCTCTGTCTGATGATATGATTCACTGGAAGAGATATGAGGGTAATCCAATCTTCACTCATGAAGAAGGACTTACTGCCGATGCATACATTCAGAAGATGGGTGATGTGTACGTTATGTTCTACTTCAGTGCTTTCCGTAGCTCAAGGAAATATAAAGCATTCAATACTTTTGCCTGCTCGTATGACCTTGTTCACTGGACCGACTGGACTGGCGACGACTTGGTTATTCCTTCAAAGGATTATGATAATCTTTTTGCTCATAAATCATGCGTGGTAGAACATAAAGGAGTGGTTTATCATTTTTATTGTGGAGTAAACAAAAACGATCAGCGTGGTATTGCAGTTGCTGTTTCAAAACCAATGGGAAAATCGGAAGCTCATTTCCCTGCTCCGGAACAGGCTGGAAAAAGAATTATCAGTTCGTTGAATAATGATTGGTATACAGTTGCTGCCGGAGAAAACAGTAATACTTATGATGCATTTAATGTGACTGCCGACTGGAAGAAAGTTAATCTTCCTCATAACTGGGATGATTATGCGGGATACCGTCAGCTGGTACATGGTAATCGTCATGGTAATGCATGGTACAAAAAAGAATTTGACTTGCCGGCTTATGATGCTGATAAGAGATTGTTTATCCGTTTTGATGGAGTAGGCTCTTATGCCACAGTTTATGTAAATGGCAAAAATTTGGGACGCCGTCCGAGTGGTCGCACAACTTTTACTCTTGATGTAACAGATGCTTTGAAACCCGGTGCAAAAAATACAATTGCCGTTAAAGCGGAGCATCCTTCAATGATTTCAGATATGCCATGGGTTTGTGGTGGTTGTTCTTCAGAATTTGGATTCTCGGAAGGTTCTCAGCCAATGGGAATCTATCGTCCGGTAACTCTTGAAGTTACAGATAAAGTTCGTATTGAACCATTCGGTGTACATATATGGAATGATGAAAAAGCTAAGACTGTTAACATTGAAACTGAAATAAAGAATTACGGAAACACTGTTGAAACAGTAGAGCTTGTAAGCAAACTTACCGATGAAAATTGGACTCAGGCATTCCGTTTATCAGAAAATGTAACTCTTCAACCGGGAGAAACGAAAGTGATAAAGCAGGTGAGCCCTGAAATTAAGGATGTTCATTTATGGTCGGTTGAGGATCCGTATCTTTACTCATTAGCTTCAGTTGTAAAACGTGGAGGTAAAAGTACAGACGAGATGACTACTTCTTACGGTATCCGTACGGTAAGCTGGCCTGTACTTCGTAAAGATGGTGACAAGACTTTCCGTCTGAATGGTAAATCGGTTTTTATTAACGGTGTTTGTGAATACGAACATCAGTTTGGACAATCTCATGCTTTCTCTAATGAACAGATAGCTTCTCGTGTAAAACAAATAAAAGCTGCCGGCTTTAATGCTTTCCGTGATGCTCATCAACCTCATAATTTGTCTTATCAGAATTACTGGGATGAGAATGGAATTATTTTCTGGCCTCAGTTCTCGGCGCATATATGGTATGATTCTCCTGAATTCCGTAATAACTTTAAAGCATTACTTCGTCAGTGGGTGAAGGAACGACGTAATTCTCCTTCTGTAGTGATGTGGGGATTGCAGAATGAAAGTTCTTTGCCAAAGGAATTTGCAGAGGAGTGTGCAAATATCATTCGTGAAATGGATCCAACAGCCCGAAATCAAAGAATAGTAACCACTTGTAACGGTGGTGAAGGAACAGATTGGGATGTGGTTCAGAATTGGTCGGGTACTTATGGAGGATTTCCTGATAACTATAATAAAGAAATCAGCAATCAGTTATTGAATGGTGAATATGGTGCATGGCGTTCTATTGATTTGCATACCGAAGGAGATTTTGATCAGAATGGTGTGTGGAGCGAAAACAGAATGTGTCAGTTGCTCGAAAAGAAAATTCGTTTGGCTGAGTCTGTGAAAGACAGTTGTTGCGGTCAGTTCCAATGGGTATTCAGTTCACACGATAATCCGGGACGCAAACAACCGGATGAGGGTTATCGAATGATTGATAAAGTGGGACCATTTAATTATAAAGGCTTGGTTACTCCATGGGAAGAACCGGTAGATGCTTACTATATGTATCGTGCAAACTATATTCCGGCAAAGAAAGATCCAATGGTTTATATCGTGTCTCATACCTGGGCCGATCGTTTTACTAAAACAAAAGGTCGAGTGAATATTGATGTATTCAGTAATTGTGATTCAGTGAAACTATACAATGATGCAACTGATACTCTTTTAATGGGTAAGAAAACCAATCATGGAGTGGGAACTCATTTTATGTGGGAACACAGAGCTGTTCGTTACAATGTTTTGCGTGCGGTTGGTTATTATGGCGGAAAACCGGTAACTCAGGATGTAATTGTTTTGGATGGACTGGAAAAAGCGCTTCATTTTGATATGCTATATACTAATGTTGCTCCTATTCTGAAAGGTGAAAAGAATTACAACTATATTTACCGTGTAAACTGTGGCGGTGATAAATATACAGATGAGTACGGACAGGTTTGGAGTGCCGATGTGGCAAAAGGAACAAGCAAAGGCTGGGGATCTACTTCCTGGGCTGATGATTATAAAGGACTAAATCCTTATCTTGGCAGCCAGCGATTTACTTCAGATCCTATTGATGGAACGAAGGACTGGAGTCTTTTCGGACACTTCCGCTACGGACGTCATAAACTGGCTTATCACTTCCCGCTTCCGGATGGCGAGTATCGAGTAGAACTCTATTTCACAGAGCCATGGCACGGAACGGGTGGCAGTAAGGATTGCGAAGGACTTCGTATCTTTGATGTTGCCGTTAATGATTCTACTTACATTAATGATATGGATCTCTGGGCAGAATCAGGTCACGATGTTGCTTATAAGAAAGTAGTAAATGCTACTATTAAAGGTGGTGAACTAAAGATTTCGTTCCCTGAAGTGAAAGCTGGTCAGGCTGTAATCTCTGCTATTGCAATTGCTTCACGTAATAAAGATATTCGTCCGGTTGAGGCTGCTCCGTCAAACGGCTGGTCATGGAATAATATTGAATGTGTAGTTGCTATTCCTCAGGCTTCATTACCTGAAGGACAAGATTCGCGTGCCACTGTTACTTACCAGGCTGAAGATGCTTTGATAAAAGGAAAATCTGAAAAGAAACTTCACAAAAAGCAGACTGGTGTTTGTTTCTTGAAAGGTAATTCAAACAGTATTGAATGGAACATTAATACAGGTATAGCCAACGTGTATGCTCTTCGATTTAGTTATATGAATATAACTTCGGCTCCAATCAAAGTTCGTGTTCAACTGATTGCTGCTGATGGAAGAATCCTGAAGAATGATGAAATAACCTTTCCGGTTGCTGCAGAAAAATGGAAAACGTTAAGTACTACAACTGGTAGTTATATTAATGCCGGCCATTATAAAGTACGCATCATTGCAGATAATATGAATGGTTTATGGTTTAATGCACTGGATGTGCAATAA
- a CDS encoding alpha-L-rhamnosidase C-terminal domain-containing protein, whose product MKRNFLLILLMLLSVSSMKAQKATWIWYPGDYEIWLGNNMNNNRTERGAFFPPFWKMDSHYVLVEFSKKLNLFKPEEITIAVEGRYNVKLDGKLLFGAPKTLIIPEGKHSLNIKVHNQATVPAIYVSGKTIFSDQSWKVTYEDKEWIDESGKASDTSATTYMDAASWNFNDPTQLPSQFKLHTEPANAVSSTPQTQGVLVDFGKETFGYIKLEQLKGNGKVNIFYGESKEEAMSTGSCETLDRFEINNAEAKDYTVEGSKAFRYVYIVTDPGVSFAKASMLYESLPETYRGSFRCSDPEINKIWDVAAYTMHLTTREFFIDGIKRDRWVWSGDAIQSYLMNYYLFFDSHTVGRTINLLRGKDPVTSHINTIMDYTFYWFLSVYDYYLYTGDRHLIEQLYPKMATMMDYVLGRTNKDGMVEGMTGDWVFVDWADGYMDKHGELSFEQILFCKSLETMAVCADLTGNKEDKAKYDKLATALKSKLEPAFWNNEKQGFVHNRLNGKQSEQVTRYANMFGILFDYLNDQKKQAVKKSVILNNSIMKISTPYMRFYELESLCALGEQTNVTKEIKDYWGGMLKLGATSFWEKYNPEDKGSKHYEMYGRPFGKSLCHAWGSSPIYLLGKYYLGVKPLKPGYSEFAINPSLGGLKWIEGTVPTPKGGIHVYMDTKTIKIKAGEGKGYLTFTSKSKPKASAGVVEKLSQNQYRLLIEGNNKEVIVNYRN is encoded by the coding sequence ATGAAACGTAATTTTTTATTAATCCTTTTAATGCTTCTTTCTGTTTCTTCAATGAAAGCACAAAAAGCTACATGGATTTGGTATCCGGGCGATTATGAAATATGGCTCGGTAATAATATGAACAATAACCGTACGGAGAGGGGAGCTTTCTTTCCTCCTTTCTGGAAAATGGATAGCCATTACGTGCTGGTTGAGTTCTCAAAGAAACTGAATCTGTTTAAACCGGAGGAGATTACAATTGCTGTTGAGGGACGTTACAATGTGAAACTTGATGGTAAACTTTTGTTTGGTGCTCCTAAAACGCTTATTATTCCGGAAGGAAAACATAGTCTGAATATCAAAGTTCATAATCAGGCAACGGTTCCTGCTATCTATGTATCTGGTAAAACAATTTTCTCTGATCAGTCATGGAAAGTAACTTACGAAGATAAAGAATGGATTGACGAATCGGGTAAAGCTTCGGATACTTCGGCTACAACTTATATGGATGCTGCCAGCTGGAATTTTAATGATCCTACCCAGCTGCCTTCTCAGTTTAAGTTGCATACTGAACCTGCTAATGCGGTTTCCAGTACTCCACAAACGCAAGGTGTGTTGGTAGATTTTGGTAAAGAAACCTTTGGTTACATCAAACTTGAACAACTTAAGGGAAATGGTAAAGTGAATATTTTCTACGGAGAATCCAAAGAAGAAGCAATGAGCACGGGTTCTTGTGAAACACTCGATCGTTTTGAAATAAACAATGCTGAAGCTAAAGATTATACTGTTGAGGGTTCAAAGGCTTTCAGGTATGTATATATCGTAACTGATCCGGGAGTGAGCTTTGCAAAGGCATCTATGCTTTACGAATCTCTTCCAGAAACTTATCGCGGTTCTTTCCGTTGCAGTGATCCGGAGATTAATAAGATATGGGATGTGGCTGCTTACACAATGCATCTTACTACTCGTGAATTCTTTATTGATGGTATTAAGCGCGACCGCTGGGTGTGGAGTGGAGATGCTATTCAAAGTTATCTGATGAACTATTATTTGTTCTTCGATTCTCACACTGTAGGTCGTACTATAAACTTGCTTCGCGGTAAAGATCCTGTTACTTCGCATATTAATACTATCATGGATTATACGTTCTACTGGTTCCTTAGTGTATATGATTACTATCTGTATACTGGTGACCGTCATTTAATTGAACAACTTTATCCAAAGATGGCTACCATGATGGATTATGTGTTGGGAAGAACCAATAAGGATGGCATGGTCGAAGGTATGACTGGCGACTGGGTCTTCGTGGACTGGGCAGATGGTTATATGGATAAGCACGGCGAACTGAGCTTTGAACAGATTTTGTTCTGCAAGAGTCTGGAAACAATGGCTGTGTGTGCTGATCTTACCGGAAATAAAGAAGATAAAGCAAAATATGATAAGTTGGCAACTGCTCTTAAATCGAAGTTGGAACCAGCTTTCTGGAATAACGAGAAACAAGGGTTCGTTCATAACCGTTTGAATGGAAAGCAAAGTGAGCAAGTTACCCGCTATGCAAATATGTTTGGAATCTTGTTTGATTATCTTAATGATCAAAAGAAGCAGGCCGTTAAGAAGTCGGTTATACTGAATAATTCTATTATGAAGATATCAACTCCTTATATGCGTTTCTATGAATTGGAATCTCTTTGTGCACTTGGCGAACAGACAAATGTAACCAAAGAAATAAAGGATTACTGGGGTGGTATGCTTAAACTGGGTGCTACTTCTTTCTGGGAAAAATATAATCCTGAAGATAAAGGCAGCAAACATTATGAAATGTATGGCCGTCCGTTCGGAAAGAGTCTTTGTCACGCCTGGGGATCAAGTCCTATTTACTTGTTAGGTAAATATTATCTGGGAGTGAAACCTCTGAAACCGGGATATAGTGAGTTCGCTATAAATCCGTCTTTGGGTGGATTGAAATGGATTGAAGGAACGGTTCCTACTCCTAAAGGAGGTATTCATGTGTATATGGATACAAAGACTATTAAAATAAAAGCAGGAGAGGGAAAAGGTTATCTTACATTTACAAGTAAGTCTAAACCAAAAGCTTCTGCCGGAGTAGTTGAAAAGCTATCTCAGAATCAATATCGCTTGTTGATTGAGGGTAATAATAAAGAGGTAATAGTGAATTATCGTAATTAG